The proteins below come from a single Acidobacteriota bacterium genomic window:
- a CDS encoding SIMPL domain-containing protein (The SIMPL domain is named for its presence in mouse protein SIMPL (signalling molecule that associates with mouse pelle-like kinase). Bacterial member BP26, from Brucella, was shown to assemble into a channel-like structure, while YggE from E. coli has been associated with resistance to oxidative stress.), with translation MRHLIPSLYAITCLASVASPASADQSPYAPDQAAVRTVGDIAIASGEGRVTRAADQAFVTVASEARSRQPREAQAQNATVAEAIRTRLQAFALPADAIRTLSVSMQPQFDWANGRQTLRGYVATNMIEVRLDDVTKVGEVVDAVVAAGATRVTGVRFTLKDMAGAQREALALASASALDRARAMARGVGRDVDRVIRLDETGSSPMPPPPVMMRMAEAVSADAPTTPVTAGDIEVRVSVTVHAVMR, from the coding sequence GTGCGTCATCTGATCCCCTCGCTTTACGCCATCACCTGCCTCGCGTCCGTTGCTTCTCCGGCGAGTGCCGATCAGTCACCGTACGCTCCCGACCAGGCCGCCGTACGTACCGTTGGCGACATCGCGATCGCGTCGGGCGAGGGCCGCGTGACGCGCGCGGCGGATCAGGCGTTCGTCACGGTCGCCTCCGAAGCGCGCTCGCGTCAGCCGCGTGAGGCGCAGGCGCAGAACGCCACCGTGGCCGAGGCCATCCGTACGCGTCTCCAGGCCTTCGCACTGCCCGCCGACGCCATCCGCACGCTCAGCGTGAGCATGCAGCCACAGTTCGACTGGGCCAACGGCAGGCAGACGCTGCGCGGCTACGTCGCCACCAACATGATCGAAGTCCGACTGGACGATGTGACGAAGGTGGGGGAGGTGGTGGACGCGGTCGTGGCGGCGGGGGCAACGCGCGTGACGGGCGTGCGCTTCACGCTGAAGGACATGGCGGGAGCGCAGCGCGAGGCGCTCGCGCTGGCATCGGCCAGCGCGCTCGACCGTGCGCGAGCGATGGCCAGGGGCGTGGGGCGTGACGTCGACCGCGTGATTCGCCTCGACGAGACGGGCAGCAGCCCGATGCCGCCTCCGCCCGTGATGATGCGCATGGCCGAAGCCGTCAGCGCCGACGCCCCGACAACGCCCGTCACCGCCGGCGACATCGAAGTCCGCGTGTCGGTCACGGTCCACGCTGTCATGCGCTGA
- the moeB gene encoding molybdopterin-synthase adenylyltransferase MoeB gives MSHTVHIPTPLRQYTDKLDTVQVGGATVGDALAQLTAAYPDLQKHLYNEQGKLRHFVNIYVNDEDIRYLQKEQTPLGEQDTISIIPSVAGGSAATAELPALEQEEVARYSRHLILPEVGVEGQKKLKAASVLCVGAGGLGSPVLLYLAAAGIGRIGIVDFDVVDLSNLQRQVAHGTSDVGRRKLDSAHDAIRAINPHVQVDLYETALSSQNALDLFRPYDIIIDGTDNFPTRYLVNDACVLIGKPNAYGSIFRFEGQASVFATKGGPCYRCLYPEPPPPGLVPSCAEGGVLGVLPGMVGMIQATEAIKLILGAGEPLVGRFLIYDALRMKFRELKLRRDPECPVCGDNPTVKALIDYEQFCGLKPAAGAAPAAAPQEIPAVTVEELKQRLDRGDDIVVLDVREPHEVDIVRIDGTTVIPLGDLPNRLDELDRSRDMLVHCKMGGRSAKAVALLREKGFDRAYNVTGGILAWVDRIEPQKSKY, from the coding sequence GTGTCGCATACCGTTCACATCCCCACGCCCCTTCGCCAATACACCGACAAGCTGGACACGGTGCAGGTCGGCGGTGCCACCGTCGGTGACGCGCTCGCGCAGCTGACTGCCGCGTATCCGGACCTGCAGAAGCACCTCTACAACGAGCAGGGGAAGCTCCGGCACTTCGTCAACATCTACGTGAACGACGAGGACATCCGGTATCTCCAGAAGGAGCAGACGCCGCTCGGCGAGCAGGACACCATCAGCATCATCCCGTCGGTGGCCGGCGGCAGTGCAGCGACGGCGGAACTGCCCGCGCTCGAACAGGAGGAAGTGGCGCGCTACAGCCGTCACCTGATCCTTCCGGAAGTCGGGGTCGAGGGGCAGAAGAAGCTGAAGGCCGCGAGCGTGCTGTGCGTGGGCGCAGGCGGACTCGGCTCGCCCGTCCTCCTGTATCTCGCCGCTGCCGGCATCGGCCGCATCGGCATCGTCGACTTCGACGTGGTGGACCTGAGCAACCTGCAGCGACAGGTGGCGCACGGCACCTCCGACGTCGGCCGCCGCAAGCTCGACTCGGCGCACGACGCGATCAGGGCGATCAACCCGCACGTGCAGGTCGACCTGTACGAAACGGCGCTGTCATCGCAGAACGCGCTCGACCTGTTCAGGCCGTACGACATCATCATCGACGGCACCGACAACTTCCCGACGCGCTATCTCGTGAACGACGCGTGCGTGCTGATCGGCAAGCCGAACGCGTACGGCAGCATCTTCCGGTTCGAAGGACAGGCGTCGGTGTTCGCCACCAAGGGCGGCCCGTGCTATCGCTGCCTTTATCCCGAACCGCCGCCGCCGGGGCTCGTCCCGAGCTGCGCTGAAGGCGGCGTGCTCGGCGTGCTGCCGGGCATGGTCGGGATGATTCAGGCCACCGAGGCGATCAAGCTGATTCTCGGCGCGGGCGAGCCGCTCGTCGGCAGGTTCCTCATCTACGACGCGCTCCGCATGAAGTTCCGCGAGCTGAAGCTGCGCCGCGATCCCGAGTGCCCCGTGTGCGGCGACAACCCGACGGTCAAGGCGCTCATCGACTACGAGCAGTTCTGCGGCCTCAAGCCCGCCGCCGGTGCCGCACCCGCCGCCGCCCCGCAGGAGATCCCCGCCGTCACCGTCGAGGAGCTCAAGCAGCGTCTCGATCGCGGCGACGACATCGTCGTGCTCGACGTGCGCGAGCCGCACGAAGTGGACATCGTCCGCATCGACGGCACGACGGTGATCCCGCTCGGCGACCTGCCCAACCGGCTCGACGAGCTCGATCGCTCGCGCGACATGCTCGTCCACTGCAAGATGGGCGGCCGCAGCGCGAAAGCCGTCGCGCTGCTGCGCGAGAAGGGCTTCGACAGGGCTTACAACGTCACGGGCGGCATCCTCGCCTGGGTCGATCGAATCGAGCCGCAGAAATCGAAGTACTGA
- a CDS encoding serine/threonine protein kinase, producing the protein MDPSQWQRVKDVFAGALDQAPGSRGGWLDAACAGDDALRSEVASLLAAADDEERDPVLAPNTVNLADALGGARETAPAVGRLFGSYRIVSEIGRGGMGTVFLAERADGAFEHRVALKLIRQTLLDSELERRVRRERQILASLNHPNIARLLDGGVTPYGEPFLVMEYVDGVPLPVHADRARLDVHARLRLFRDVCAAVAYAHRQLVVHRDLKPSNILVTADGAPKLLDFGLAKIVDTSAEGDGTGHTRTTRGAGEQTMTGVRAFTLAYASPEQVRGGPITTATDVYSLGVVLYELLTGTRPLELDSGNIDEAVQTLDEVMPPPPSRVVGRAEEPASRATAPLLAGDIDTIVLMALRKEPERRYSSVEAFADDVRRHLEGRPITARPQTIRYRASRFVRRNRVAVSAAMLVALALVTGAGMAMWQAQVARAERDRATRRFDDVRALSRSLLFEIGPLVERLHGATEAREVMLQRALEHLDRLALEAGGDPRLQAEIAAGYEKMGDLQGNPSNPNLVEIGKAIASYEKARAIRDALLAASPGDATLRRGLAENARILGNIRAQANDYEGAGRDLDLALREYDALATATPGDVALTVALAQVQHDLGRNLSTSSRYAGAFPYFRRAIALVEPLRAGPDRERDVARLLGDSHAQLGLALAWEDRLPEAEREMAAAAAIYEPLVAAHPDDLPLRSGLWSTYWLTSSVYEDADDETSHAFAARALDVIRPVAERDPANMRAQQQLARSYSRLGQAAVNLHRPAEAVGYLEAARRILRDITDAESRNGRLRGELALANMRLAEALAARDDRGAALARAGEATGLYSQLVIEFPQDRRASRNLSLAFQLRGQLHARAAAATTGAARERERAAAKGAYLEALRLLESLRERQLLADADVKLLDDVRAAAARFE; encoded by the coding sequence ATGGATCCCAGTCAGTGGCAGCGCGTGAAGGACGTGTTCGCCGGTGCGCTGGATCAGGCGCCGGGGTCGCGAGGCGGGTGGCTCGACGCGGCATGCGCCGGCGACGACGCGTTGCGCAGCGAGGTGGCGTCGTTGCTGGCCGCCGCCGATGACGAGGAACGCGATCCCGTCCTCGCCCCCAACACGGTGAATCTCGCCGACGCGCTGGGCGGCGCGCGCGAGACGGCCCCTGCGGTCGGACGTCTGTTCGGCAGTTACCGCATCGTGTCGGAGATCGGCCGTGGCGGGATGGGCACCGTGTTCCTCGCCGAGCGTGCCGACGGCGCGTTCGAACACCGCGTCGCGCTGAAGCTGATTCGCCAGACCTTGTTGGACTCCGAGCTGGAACGCCGCGTTCGACGCGAGCGACAGATCCTCGCCTCGTTGAACCATCCCAACATCGCACGGCTGCTCGACGGAGGCGTGACACCGTACGGCGAGCCGTTCCTGGTGATGGAGTACGTAGACGGGGTGCCGCTGCCCGTGCACGCCGACCGGGCGCGGCTGGACGTTCACGCCCGCCTGCGCCTGTTCCGTGACGTCTGCGCCGCGGTCGCCTACGCCCATCGGCAGCTCGTCGTCCACCGCGACCTGAAGCCGTCGAACATTCTCGTGACGGCAGACGGCGCACCGAAGCTGCTCGATTTCGGACTCGCGAAGATCGTCGACACGTCGGCGGAAGGGGACGGCACCGGCCACACGCGGACGACGCGCGGGGCCGGCGAGCAGACGATGACGGGCGTGCGCGCGTTCACACTCGCTTACGCGTCACCCGAGCAGGTGCGCGGCGGCCCGATCACGACCGCCACCGACGTCTACTCCCTGGGCGTCGTGCTCTACGAGCTGCTCACGGGCACGCGTCCGCTCGAACTCGACAGCGGCAACATCGACGAGGCGGTGCAGACGCTCGACGAGGTGATGCCGCCGCCGCCGAGCCGCGTGGTGGGGCGTGCGGAGGAGCCCGCCTCGCGCGCGACGGCGCCACTCCTCGCCGGCGACATCGACACCATCGTCCTGATGGCGTTGCGCAAGGAACCCGAGCGGCGGTACTCCTCGGTCGAGGCGTTCGCCGACGACGTACGGCGCCATCTCGAGGGGCGCCCCATCACCGCGAGGCCACAGACGATTCGCTACCGCGCGTCGCGGTTCGTGCGCCGCAACAGGGTGGCGGTGTCTGCGGCGATGCTGGTGGCCCTCGCGCTCGTGACCGGCGCCGGCATGGCGATGTGGCAGGCGCAGGTCGCACGTGCCGAACGCGATCGCGCCACCAGACGCTTCGACGACGTCCGCGCGCTGTCGCGCTCGCTGCTGTTCGAGATCGGTCCGCTGGTCGAACGCCTGCACGGCGCCACCGAGGCCCGCGAAGTGATGCTGCAGCGGGCACTCGAGCACCTCGATCGCCTCGCACTCGAGGCGGGCGGGGATCCGCGGCTCCAGGCGGAGATCGCGGCGGGCTACGAGAAGATGGGCGATCTGCAGGGCAATCCGAGCAACCCGAACCTCGTCGAGATCGGCAAGGCGATCGCGAGCTACGAGAAGGCTCGCGCGATTCGGGACGCGCTGCTCGCCGCCTCGCCCGGCGACGCGACGCTACGGCGCGGCCTGGCCGAGAACGCCCGCATCCTCGGGAACATCCGCGCGCAAGCCAACGACTACGAGGGTGCGGGGCGCGATCTGGACCTGGCGCTGCGCGAGTACGACGCGCTCGCAACGGCGACGCCTGGCGACGTCGCGCTGACGGTGGCGCTCGCGCAGGTCCAGCACGATCTTGGCCGCAACCTGTCGACGAGCAGCCGCTATGCGGGTGCCTTCCCCTACTTCCGCAGGGCGATTGCGCTGGTCGAGCCCCTGCGCGCCGGCCCGGATCGCGAGCGCGATGTCGCGCGGTTGCTCGGCGATTCGCACGCGCAACTCGGCCTGGCGCTCGCCTGGGAAGATCGTCTGCCCGAGGCCGAGCGCGAGATGGCGGCGGCCGCCGCCATCTACGAGCCGCTGGTCGCCGCGCACCCCGACGATCTGCCGCTGCGCAGCGGGCTGTGGTCGACGTACTGGCTGACGAGCAGCGTCTACGAGGATGCCGACGACGAGACGTCGCACGCGTTTGCGGCGCGCGCGCTCGACGTGATCCGGCCCGTGGCCGAGCGCGATCCGGCGAACATGCGCGCGCAGCAGCAGCTCGCGCGCTCGTATTCGCGGTTGGGACAGGCGGCGGTGAACCTGCACAGGCCGGCCGAGGCCGTCGGGTACCTCGAAGCGGCGCGACGCATCCTGCGCGACATCACCGACGCGGAATCGCGCAACGGCCGTCTTCGGGGCGAACTCGCGCTCGCGAACATGCGCCTGGCCGAGGCGCTCGCCGCTCGGGATGATCGCGGGGCGGCGCTGGCGCGCGCGGGCGAGGCGACCGGCCTGTATTCGCAGCTCGTGATCGAGTTCCCGCAAGACCGCCGCGCCAGTCGGAACCTGTCGCTCGCGTTCCAGCTTCGCGGCCAATTGCACGCGCGAGCGGCGGCCGCCACCACCGGCGCCGCACGCGAGCGCGAACGCGCCGCCGCGAAGGGCGCCTACCTCGAGGCCCTCCGCCTCCTCGAGTCGCTGCGCGAGCGACAACTGCTCGCCGACGCGGACGTGAAACTGCTCGACGACGTGCGTGCAGCCGCCGCGCGATTCGAGTGA